In Pseudothermotoga hypogea DSM 11164 = NBRC 106472, the following are encoded in one genomic region:
- a CDS encoding ABC transporter permease: MGAIVVQLLHAALSSATPIALAAFGGMFSYHANVFNIAMEGMMLMGAYYAVYGAYRFGHWLYGMLFALLSGLVLAGIFSLFAIALKVDEFITGIGINMLALGWTTYSLRATFQVKGAFISQTIPPIPKVRLPMIEKVPFLGAVLSSHPFLVFVAVLAAFVCHLVLYRTRFGLRLRATGEEPAAVASVGLNIGRLKLWSAVLCGIFSALAGVYLSLGYVTLFSENMSNGRGWISLAIIILVRGRPVPILLMSFAFGLLENLGLLLQRYAVPPQFTAMLPYLATLFVLYSYARRLKIS, from the coding sequence GTGGGTGCGATCGTTGTTCAACTTCTCCACGCGGCGTTGAGCAGTGCAACACCGATAGCTCTGGCGGCCTTTGGTGGCATGTTCAGCTACCACGCCAACGTTTTCAACATCGCGATGGAAGGCATGATGTTGATGGGCGCTTACTATGCAGTCTACGGTGCATACAGGTTTGGACACTGGCTCTACGGCATGTTGTTTGCGCTGTTGAGTGGACTCGTTTTGGCAGGCATATTCTCACTGTTTGCGATCGCTTTGAAAGTCGACGAGTTCATAACAGGAATAGGAATAAACATGCTCGCTTTGGGTTGGACAACCTACTCGTTGAGGGCCACCTTCCAGGTCAAGGGTGCTTTCATTTCGCAGACCATACCACCCATACCGAAGGTCAGATTGCCCATGATCGAGAAAGTTCCTTTTCTCGGAGCGGTTTTGTCTTCACATCCCTTCCTCGTTTTCGTCGCGGTGTTGGCTGCGTTTGTTTGCCATCTGGTTCTATACCGAACCAGATTCGGCCTGAGGCTGAGGGCCACCGGCGAAGAGCCAGCCGCCGTCGCTTCCGTCGGTTTGAATATCGGCAGACTCAAACTCTGGAGCGCGGTACTCTGTGGGATTTTCTCTGCCCTGGCAGGTGTTTATCTCTCGCTCGGCTACGTAACACTGTTCTCCGAAAACATGTCCAACGGTCGTGGATGGATATCTCTTGCGATCATCATTTTGGTTCGTGGCAGACCCGTTCCTATCCTGTTGATGTCTTTTGCCTTTGGACTTCTGGAGAATCTGGGCCTACTGCTTCAGAGGTATGCCGTGCCACCCCAGTTCACAGCCATGCTTCCGTACCTTGCGACACTTTTCGTATTGTACAGTTATGCAAGGAGGTTGAAGATTTCATGA
- a CDS encoding epoxyqueuosine reductase QueH: MLLHVCCAPDATVAVERLRMAKIEPVLFFYNPNIEPEEEFDRRLQAVVKLSQLCNLKLIALEKGKEEWHKSVADFLNLGERSKRCEECIRHRLIVTAQFASDMGYGVFATTLTTSPKKDAKLINSIGAELEKQFKISYMPSDFKKKDGFLRSVQLSRELGLYRQNYCGCLRSLQEREEKNALRARQR; this comes from the coding sequence ATGCTTTTGCACGTTTGCTGTGCTCCGGATGCTACGGTGGCCGTGGAACGATTGAGGATGGCGAAGATTGAACCAGTGTTGTTCTTCTACAATCCCAACATCGAACCCGAAGAGGAGTTCGACAGACGCTTACAGGCTGTAGTGAAGCTATCTCAGCTATGCAATCTGAAACTCATCGCGTTGGAAAAAGGTAAAGAGGAATGGCACAAGTCTGTCGCAGATTTTTTGAACCTTGGGGAAAGATCAAAACGTTGTGAAGAATGCATAAGGCACCGGTTGATCGTGACCGCCCAGTTCGCGAGCGATATGGGCTACGGCGTTTTTGCCACGACGTTGACCACGAGCCCAAAAAAGGATGCGAAACTGATAAACTCCATCGGAGCGGAGCTGGAAAAGCAGTTTAAAATCTCCTACATGCCGAGCGATTTCAAGAAAAAAGATGGCTTTCTCAGAAGCGTTCAACTGAGCAGAGAACTCGGACTCTACCGACAGAACTACTGCGGTTGTTTGAGATCTTTGCAAGAGAGGGAGGAAAAGAATGCGTTGCGTGCTCGCCAACGCTGA
- a CDS encoding RelA/SpoT family protein, whose product MSDEMKTVSDILKLSTRNFTEEDKEKLAKAYRLACYAHEGMFRESGEPFLSHPLEVCKILASMNVDIETLISALLHDAVEDSQGRVKLEDIEKMFGKQVARIVDGVTKVSRINAPVDSADSILKLETIQKMLFAMAEDIRVIVVKLADRLHNMRTIDFVKDEQKKIYKAKETLEIYAPIAHKLGIYTIKWELEDLSFKTLNRNEYNRIKMLVAERRKEREQRINEYVKTLKEALRQSGIEAHVEGRFKHYYSIWQKLNQKGKEFDEIYDLFGIRAIVNDVVTCYSVLGIVHSLWKPLPGRIKDYIASPKSNGYRSLHTTVITGYGEPLEVQIRDWEMHAEAEYGLIAHWIYKEQINVKTMQKWVTQLLEWRKELTKNLTGLEELKKELEIDEVFVFTPKGEVKHLPRGATPIDFAYAVHTEIGHRFGGAKVNGRLVPIDYELKNGDIVEIIVNKSGRPSLDWLKYAKSPRTKAKIRKFFREQLQSELVERGKDVLRRISKQFAKPIEEILKTPEMKKYLQSQGIDETEFFSRIGEGTIGPKELVRLLSPLAEESERKVSKRSKSKARIGADVEIDGLKNIEIHLAKCCGPVPGDDIVGVVSRKGITIHTASCKNVKDVDPEKVFNARWNGQTQNRYQTTLRVEFRDKAEIGKLVQALESKGASVVRAELVSTRWNYSVASLTVMVTDTNQLDEARQILENNPVVVRVERGKSS is encoded by the coding sequence ATGAGTGATGAGATGAAAACTGTTTCCGATATATTGAAGCTCTCGACGAGGAACTTCACTGAGGAAGACAAAGAAAAACTGGCCAAAGCGTACAGATTGGCCTGCTATGCGCACGAGGGAATGTTCAGGGAATCCGGAGAACCTTTCCTGAGCCATCCTTTGGAAGTGTGCAAGATACTCGCTTCGATGAACGTCGACATTGAAACGTTGATTTCGGCCTTGCTCCACGATGCAGTTGAGGACAGTCAGGGACGGGTGAAACTGGAAGACATCGAAAAAATGTTCGGAAAGCAGGTTGCGCGCATAGTGGACGGTGTCACGAAAGTGAGCAGGATCAACGCTCCGGTGGATTCAGCGGACTCGATCCTCAAATTGGAAACGATCCAGAAGATGCTCTTCGCCATGGCGGAGGACATCAGAGTCATCGTGGTGAAACTCGCCGACAGATTGCACAACATGAGGACCATCGATTTCGTGAAGGACGAACAGAAAAAGATTTACAAAGCGAAAGAAACGCTCGAAATCTACGCCCCTATCGCACACAAGCTGGGCATATACACAATAAAATGGGAACTGGAGGATCTGTCCTTCAAGACGTTGAACCGGAACGAGTACAACAGGATCAAGATGCTCGTGGCCGAGAGAAGGAAGGAAAGAGAGCAGCGGATAAACGAGTACGTGAAGACGTTGAAGGAAGCTTTGCGGCAGAGTGGTATCGAGGCGCACGTCGAGGGAAGGTTCAAACACTACTACAGCATATGGCAGAAATTGAACCAAAAAGGGAAAGAATTCGACGAAATCTACGATTTGTTTGGGATCAGGGCCATCGTGAACGACGTAGTGACGTGTTACAGCGTTCTCGGGATAGTGCACAGTCTTTGGAAACCGCTTCCCGGTAGGATCAAGGATTACATCGCATCACCCAAGTCGAACGGCTACAGATCACTGCACACGACGGTCATCACCGGTTACGGTGAACCTTTAGAAGTACAGATAAGAGACTGGGAAATGCACGCCGAAGCCGAGTACGGTCTCATAGCACACTGGATATACAAAGAGCAAATCAACGTCAAGACCATGCAGAAATGGGTTACACAACTGCTCGAGTGGAGAAAAGAGCTCACCAAGAACCTCACGGGTCTGGAAGAACTGAAGAAGGAACTTGAGATAGATGAAGTGTTCGTCTTCACACCCAAGGGAGAAGTGAAACATTTGCCCCGTGGTGCAACGCCGATCGACTTTGCTTATGCAGTGCACACGGAGATCGGTCACAGGTTCGGCGGGGCCAAAGTGAACGGCCGACTCGTTCCCATAGATTACGAACTCAAAAATGGAGACATCGTCGAGATCATTGTGAACAAGTCGGGCAGGCCAAGCTTGGACTGGTTGAAATACGCAAAGTCCCCTCGCACGAAAGCCAAGATAAGAAAGTTCTTCAGAGAGCAACTTCAAAGCGAGCTCGTTGAGAGGGGCAAGGACGTGCTGAGGAGGATCAGCAAGCAGTTCGCAAAACCCATCGAAGAAATCCTGAAAACACCCGAGATGAAGAAGTATCTTCAGTCTCAGGGTATAGACGAAACTGAGTTCTTCAGCAGGATCGGTGAAGGTACGATAGGTCCCAAAGAACTTGTCAGGCTCCTCAGCCCCCTGGCAGAAGAGAGTGAGCGGAAGGTTTCGAAACGTTCCAAAAGCAAGGCTCGGATAGGTGCAGATGTCGAAATCGACGGTTTGAAGAACATAGAGATCCACCTGGCAAAGTGCTGTGGGCCAGTTCCCGGGGACGACATCGTTGGCGTCGTGAGCAGGAAGGGTATCACAATACACACCGCGAGCTGCAAAAATGTGAAGGATGTGGACCCGGAAAAAGTCTTCAACGCGCGCTGGAACGGACAGACTCAAAATCGCTATCAAACCACGCTCAGAGTGGAGTTCAGAGACAAGGCGGAGATCGGTAAGCTGGTTCAGGCTCTGGAGAGCAAAGGAGCAAGCGTCGTCAGAGCAGAACTCGTGTCGACGAGGTGGAACTACTCTGTGGCTTCACTGACGGTGATGGTGACTGATACGAACCAGCTCGATGAGGCGAGACAAATATTGGAAAATAATCCCGTCGTTGTGCGTGTCGAGAGGGGGAAGAGCTCTTGA
- the dtd gene encoding D-aminoacyl-tRNA deacylase, with the protein MRAVVQRVHRASVTVDGELVGRIEKGLLVYLGVGKNDTEKDVDWMCEKIANLRVFEDENGKMNLSLLQVNGELLVISQFTLYGDCRRGRRPSFDEAAPPEMGEKFYELFVEKMRGQVRKVEKGIFGAHMEIESINDGPVTILLDSERRF; encoded by the coding sequence TTGAGGGCAGTTGTACAGAGGGTTCACAGAGCGAGCGTCACTGTTGATGGTGAACTGGTGGGTCGCATCGAGAAAGGTTTGCTGGTCTATCTGGGCGTGGGTAAGAACGATACGGAGAAAGACGTGGATTGGATGTGCGAAAAAATCGCAAATTTGAGGGTATTCGAGGATGAGAATGGCAAGATGAATTTGAGCCTTCTGCAGGTGAACGGTGAGCTGTTGGTGATATCTCAGTTCACCCTCTATGGAGATTGCAGACGAGGAAGGCGTCCTTCTTTTGACGAAGCTGCTCCACCAGAGATGGGTGAAAAGTTTTACGAACTGTTCGTTGAAAAGATGCGAGGGCAAGTGAGAAAAGTTGAGAAGGGTATCTTCGGAGCGCATATGGAGATCGAATCGATCAACGACGGTCCTGTGACAATTCTGCTCGACAGCGAGAGGAGATTCTGA
- the acpP gene encoding acyl carrier protein: MDKEELMERIKEIIADKLGVEIDEVTDDADLIDDLDADSLDLVDLAMAIEDEFGVTIPDEELEKIRTVRDIFKELYEKIRLAEEEEEESEEEE, encoded by the coding sequence GTGGATAAGGAGGAACTCATGGAAAGGATCAAAGAAATAATCGCTGACAAACTGGGTGTGGAAATCGACGAGGTCACGGACGACGCAGACCTCATTGACGATCTGGACGCAGACTCTCTCGACCTCGTGGATCTGGCAATGGCGATCGAGGACGAGTTCGGTGTCACGATACCGGACGAAGAACTCGAGAAGATACGCACCGTGAGGGATATCTTCAAGGAGTTGTACGAGAAGATAAGGTTGGCTGAAGAGGAAGAAGAGGAGAGCGAAGAGGAAGAATGA
- a CDS encoding DUF4940 domain-containing protein, whose translation MRCVLANAEGIIRDDIGIGNEMLDYVRLVLQSNTSVSVRSHGQEILLTCIETVAGRLVLGLLKDESLGDAVRCYVDQLLLSERRWPDSVEQLASQIDAWRGKRYVGLLRAMDFAQRYAARERLSSVAIGTLNVGEHDLYIFSTNVLPALLNAKLCVSSACEDPREAIREALLLDRYVVGEGTFFYERLFEYELNVKIDDSDLETIAQRLISKDLRSFATRLNTSLTEAFQLQRELEDKYLLRFDIGLECHAYARGLARGRQGERG comes from the coding sequence ATGCGTTGCGTGCTCGCCAACGCTGAAGGGATCATCAGAGATGATATCGGAATTGGGAACGAGATGCTCGACTACGTTCGGTTGGTCCTGCAATCAAACACATCAGTCTCGGTTCGGTCGCACGGCCAAGAAATCCTTTTGACGTGCATCGAAACCGTCGCAGGAAGGCTGGTACTCGGTTTGCTGAAAGACGAGTCTCTCGGCGATGCTGTGCGATGTTACGTTGATCAGTTGCTGTTGAGTGAAAGGCGCTGGCCCGACAGCGTTGAACAACTCGCCAGTCAGATTGACGCGTGGCGTGGAAAAAGGTACGTGGGCCTGCTCCGCGCTATGGATTTTGCTCAGCGTTACGCGGCGAGAGAAAGGCTGAGTTCGGTGGCGATCGGCACACTGAACGTCGGAGAACACGATCTGTACATCTTCTCGACGAATGTATTGCCAGCACTCCTGAATGCGAAACTGTGCGTGTCGAGTGCCTGTGAAGATCCAAGAGAAGCGATTCGTGAAGCTTTGTTGCTTGACAGATACGTGGTGGGTGAGGGAACATTCTTTTACGAAAGACTGTTCGAGTACGAACTGAACGTCAAGATAGACGACTCTGACTTGGAAACAATCGCTCAGAGGTTGATCTCCAAAGATTTACGGAGCTTCGCGACGAGGCTAAACACTTCACTGACCGAGGCTTTCCAACTGCAGAGAGAACTTGAGGACAAATATCTGCTGAGGTTCGACATCGGACTGGAATGCCACGCTTACGCTCGGGGACTTGCGAGAGGAAGGCAGGGTGAGAGAGGATGA
- the trmFO gene encoding methylenetetrahydrofolate--tRNA-(uracil(54)-C(5))-methyltransferase (FADH(2)-oxidizing) TrmFO encodes MKVHVVGAGLAGSEVAYQLAIRGIEVILHEMRPAKMTPVHRTGFFAELVCSNSLKSEELHNASGLLKREMELFGSLTLRIAKECRVPAGKALAVNRERFSTRVTEEVLKSGVQLVVEEVSEIPDDGNVWVIATGPATSESLANWLNEKLGNALYFFDAVAPIIAADSIDYSKVFFADRYGAGTSDYINCPMNEEQYERFYEALLSAEVVPIEGFDSCMLFERCKPIEEIARSGKMSLLFGPLRPVGLIDPRTNRQPYAVVQLRKENVEGTMYNIVGFQTRLKWPEQKRVIRLIPGLENAEILRYGVMHRNFYVNSRKVLDCHFRLKGTEKIFFAGQITGVEGYVESAASGLYVALNIYRYLKRQSLLKLPTTTMMGSLFDYVCNGIADQLQPMYANYGLLKDSRDRQRAAERSLRDLERFLVEAGWREG; translated from the coding sequence TTGAAGGTTCACGTTGTCGGTGCAGGTCTCGCTGGCTCAGAAGTAGCTTATCAGCTTGCGATAAGGGGTATCGAAGTGATCTTGCACGAAATGAGGCCCGCCAAGATGACACCGGTGCACAGAACGGGTTTCTTCGCCGAACTCGTGTGTAGCAATTCCCTCAAATCGGAAGAACTCCACAACGCATCGGGTTTGTTGAAACGAGAGATGGAACTGTTTGGTTCTTTGACGCTGAGAATCGCGAAGGAATGCCGTGTACCTGCCGGTAAAGCGCTGGCCGTGAACCGCGAAAGATTTTCCACAAGGGTGACAGAAGAGGTCTTAAAGAGTGGAGTTCAACTCGTAGTGGAAGAAGTCAGCGAGATACCTGACGATGGCAACGTATGGGTGATCGCGACGGGCCCAGCCACGAGTGAATCTCTCGCGAATTGGCTGAATGAGAAACTCGGAAACGCTCTGTATTTTTTCGACGCCGTGGCTCCCATAATCGCTGCGGACAGCATAGATTATTCCAAAGTCTTCTTCGCTGACCGCTACGGTGCGGGAACGAGCGATTACATCAACTGTCCCATGAACGAAGAACAGTACGAAAGATTCTACGAGGCCCTGCTGAGCGCAGAGGTTGTACCTATTGAAGGGTTCGACAGTTGCATGCTCTTCGAACGATGCAAACCGATAGAGGAGATCGCGAGGTCTGGAAAGATGTCTCTGCTCTTTGGACCTCTGAGGCCCGTAGGCTTGATAGATCCGAGAACCAATAGACAACCGTACGCGGTCGTTCAATTGCGAAAGGAAAATGTCGAAGGTACGATGTACAATATAGTGGGCTTTCAAACGAGGTTGAAGTGGCCAGAACAGAAACGAGTGATAAGACTCATTCCCGGGCTGGAGAATGCCGAGATCCTCAGGTACGGTGTGATGCACAGAAACTTCTATGTGAATTCGAGGAAGGTCTTGGATTGCCATTTTCGATTGAAGGGAACAGAGAAAATTTTCTTTGCCGGTCAGATAACGGGTGTGGAGGGATACGTGGAATCGGCGGCGAGCGGTCTTTACGTGGCGCTGAACATCTACAGATACCTGAAAAGACAGAGCTTGCTCAAACTTCCGACAACCACGATGATGGGTTCGCTCTTTGATTATGTTTGCAACGGTATCGCGGATCAACTCCAGCCCATGTACGCGAACTATGGTTTGTTGAAGGACAGCAGAGACAGACAGAGAGCAGCGGAGAGGTCTCTGAGGGACTTGGAAAGATTCCTCGTTGAGGCAGGTTGGAGAGAGGGATAG
- a CDS encoding type I phosphomannose isomerase catalytic subunit gives MIVKFEPRFRSMVWGNPKLNRLFNIETSPFIGEVWLLSDLEPFVTSAVDQEKTSLKKLMKDFDMDFPRFPVLIKLVSPAQWLSIQVHPDDTIARAVENEPWGKTECWYFVEPGKIAVVPNGTVLKNCSEPSEISEHLVYLDMRAGDLFFVPAGLIHTLGPESVVVEIQQASDLTYRIYDWGRKRETHIEKASMAVKDFRIEELIHRNFEKLNCGTFSVHHTFGRTHLIGLSIVVFLKEGFVAQIATKAYETFIIADETIEGEALVVKIEK, from the coding sequence GTGATAGTGAAGTTTGAACCTCGCTTCAGGTCCATGGTCTGGGGTAATCCAAAATTGAACAGGCTGTTCAACATAGAAACCTCGCCGTTCATAGGTGAAGTGTGGCTCCTGTCCGATTTGGAACCGTTCGTGACGAGTGCGGTGGATCAAGAAAAAACGAGTTTGAAGAAGTTGATGAAGGACTTCGACATGGATTTTCCACGTTTTCCAGTGTTGATCAAACTCGTTTCGCCCGCACAGTGGCTCTCGATACAGGTGCATCCGGACGATACAATTGCGCGAGCAGTTGAGAACGAACCTTGGGGTAAAACAGAGTGTTGGTACTTCGTTGAACCTGGCAAGATTGCCGTGGTACCGAACGGTACGGTCTTGAAAAACTGTTCAGAGCCTTCAGAAATTTCTGAACATTTGGTCTATCTGGACATGCGCGCCGGGGATCTCTTTTTCGTCCCTGCAGGATTGATACACACGCTTGGACCCGAGAGCGTCGTCGTTGAGATCCAACAAGCCTCCGATCTGACATACAGGATATACGATTGGGGTAGGAAGAGAGAGACTCACATCGAGAAAGCGTCGATGGCGGTCAAGGATTTTCGAATCGAAGAGTTGATACATAGGAACTTTGAGAAATTGAACTGTGGGACTTTCAGCGTTCACCACACCTTTGGCCGAACACACTTGATAGGTCTATCGATCGTCGTCTTTCTGAAGGAAGGATTCGTGGCCCAAATCGCGACTAAAGCTTACGAGACGTTCATCATAGCGGATGAAACGATAGAAGGTGAAGCGCTCGTCGTGAAAATCGAGAAATGA
- a CDS encoding DUF342 domain-containing protein, translated as MKVQVKVSQDAMEAHMIVSAEPNEEISKEDLLSQLKSHGVVYGIMEDAIENIVKSKIFDKPVLVAVGKKPVDGKDGQIVIIKPEQTEDGQSIADKGKIDLRELPARMRTIVKAGQTVAEIIPPTEGEEGRNVLGRVLKPKVGKPPQLKLGRNVRLIEDGKKVVAAVDGILIAATDGTIDVNEVLNVQGDVDYSTGNIDFPGEVRIKGDVKPGFTVKAKGDVVVGGVVEAATVVSFEGSVSALGIKGREKGIVKAKEEVRAKFVENAVVEAGKAVIVDGPITNSQIKAGEKVIAKGSKGVIVGGTISAGFYVEAEEIGSELGVSTHVEVGVEPEERERMKVLKAQLELDRENLSKLVAVYKTLKEIMDRNQGKLPPDKIELFRKVGQSMINLRNNIELAERELEEIQRRMREKYMFAKVIARRVLHPGVEICIFDKRYYNDKSLQKVLLVLEDEQVRVGGYSGDSEV; from the coding sequence ATGAAGGTACAAGTGAAGGTTTCTCAGGATGCCATGGAGGCTCACATGATAGTGTCGGCGGAACCGAACGAGGAGATCAGCAAAGAAGATTTGCTCTCTCAACTCAAATCTCACGGTGTCGTCTACGGTATCATGGAAGACGCGATTGAGAACATCGTGAAGTCGAAAATCTTCGACAAGCCCGTGCTCGTTGCCGTCGGGAAAAAGCCTGTAGACGGAAAAGATGGGCAGATCGTGATCATCAAACCGGAGCAGACCGAAGATGGACAGAGTATTGCCGATAAAGGGAAAATCGACCTGAGGGAACTTCCTGCACGTATGAGAACGATCGTGAAGGCTGGTCAGACTGTGGCTGAGATCATCCCACCAACCGAGGGAGAAGAGGGCCGAAACGTGCTCGGCAGGGTCCTGAAACCCAAGGTAGGAAAACCTCCGCAGCTGAAACTTGGCAGGAACGTGAGACTCATCGAAGATGGAAAGAAGGTCGTTGCTGCGGTGGACGGCATCCTTATCGCAGCGACGGATGGTACTATAGACGTCAACGAGGTTTTGAACGTTCAAGGCGATGTAGATTATTCCACCGGGAACATCGATTTTCCTGGTGAAGTGCGGATAAAAGGCGATGTGAAACCCGGCTTCACTGTGAAGGCGAAAGGTGACGTCGTCGTTGGCGGTGTCGTAGAGGCGGCCACTGTGGTTTCTTTCGAAGGTAGTGTCTCGGCCTTAGGCATAAAGGGCAGGGAAAAAGGCATCGTCAAGGCGAAGGAAGAGGTCCGGGCGAAATTTGTGGAGAACGCGGTAGTGGAGGCTGGAAAGGCCGTCATTGTCGACGGTCCGATCACGAACTCGCAAATAAAGGCCGGGGAAAAGGTTATTGCCAAGGGCAGCAAGGGCGTCATCGTGGGTGGAACGATCTCGGCAGGATTTTACGTTGAGGCTGAAGAGATCGGTTCTGAACTTGGTGTGAGTACACATGTAGAGGTTGGGGTGGAGCCGGAAGAAAGAGAAAGAATGAAAGTGCTGAAGGCTCAGCTTGAGCTCGATAGAGAAAATTTGAGCAAACTCGTCGCCGTTTATAAAACACTCAAAGAAATCATGGACAGAAACCAGGGCAAACTTCCCCCGGACAAGATAGAACTTTTCAGAAAAGTCGGCCAGAGCATGATAAATCTGAGAAACAACATAGAACTGGCGGAAAGAGAGCTCGAAGAGATCCAAAGGCGTATGAGGGAGAAGTACATGTTCGCCAAAGTTATCGCAAGGAGAGTTTTGCATCCCGGTGTGGAAATATGCATCTTCGACAAGAGATATTACAACGACAAGTCTCTTCAGAAAGTTTTGCTGGTCCTTGAAGACGAGCAGGTGAGAGTTGGGGGTTATTCCGGTGATAGTGAAGTTTGA
- a CDS encoding ATP-binding protein, with the protein MNDWLVAMFNSNPLNTRMARNVVKSFLTQRGIAEEDVWDLEIAINEALTNVIRHTYRGDQTKPIKISILWDGEELKVFIRDYGDHVDPKLLKPRLPDPEREGGFGLYIIHRVFDSVEFSNVCRGNLLVLKKKVRGRVC; encoded by the coding sequence ATGAATGATTGGCTCGTTGCTATGTTCAATTCCAATCCTCTGAACACGAGAATGGCGCGCAATGTCGTGAAGAGTTTCCTGACACAGCGCGGCATCGCAGAGGAAGACGTGTGGGATCTGGAGATCGCCATCAACGAAGCCTTGACGAACGTCATAAGGCACACGTACAGAGGCGATCAAACCAAACCAATAAAGATTTCGATTCTCTGGGATGGTGAGGAACTGAAGGTTTTCATCAGAGATTACGGTGATCACGTTGATCCCAAACTGCTGAAGCCCAGGTTACCGGATCCCGAACGAGAAGGCGGATTCGGGCTCTACATAATCCACAGAGTGTTCGACTCTGTCGAATTTTCGAACGTGTGTCGGGGTAATCTGTTGGTTTTGAAAAAGAAAGTGAGAGGTCGAGTCTGTTGA
- a CDS encoding ADP-ribosylglycohydrolase family protein encodes MKAWQYEHELRRSAKLDLNWRSEWKSVGEYEIFPRDLVSMFWSSRVPGSGAPECLIAGAIQSVENMGRDVSRAEKLFEEGLKLFEEGQIEHLKATTALIFDELSRAPILKDHAYHTFERPLSWKEISAQISRENFDVEASRLYSSVLGGWLGQISAASMGTKFEGFFGKELEFVSREDLTNYVEEEGGYNDDIVYEIVAIEALSRLRKPSSRQIGLFWLKHIPFGWSAEYIALENLKRGIFPPNSGRFRNPFQEWIGAQMRCMLYGLICPGKPYEAARLAHMDSVISHSGNGVYGGMHSAVLTSLAFVFKDPRKLLLKSLDYIPRRSEFADVLRKAIDRCKSCDSFRQVREWIEEEFKDYNWIHVYPNACCVVTALWFTEGNFDETMEIVLKMGFDVDCNAGEVGTVLGVMIGANSLPHRWVEPLKGNVKTYVKGFEKVSIERLAELTLKLSEKLSC; translated from the coding sequence ATGAAGGCCTGGCAGTACGAACATGAGCTCAGAAGAAGCGCAAAGCTCGATTTGAACTGGCGATCCGAATGGAAATCGGTGGGAGAGTATGAGATCTTTCCCAGGGATCTGGTATCCATGTTCTGGTCCAGCAGGGTTCCGGGTTCCGGAGCTCCTGAATGCCTCATCGCGGGTGCGATACAGTCTGTAGAAAACATGGGACGGGACGTGTCCCGTGCGGAGAAACTTTTCGAGGAAGGTCTGAAGCTCTTCGAGGAGGGACAGATCGAGCATCTCAAAGCGACAACAGCGTTGATATTCGATGAGCTGTCTCGAGCACCGATTTTGAAGGATCATGCCTATCACACGTTTGAACGTCCCCTCTCCTGGAAGGAAATATCAGCGCAAATCTCTCGTGAGAACTTCGACGTCGAAGCTTCCCGTCTGTACAGTTCTGTGCTCGGAGGATGGCTGGGACAGATCAGTGCCGCAAGCATGGGTACCAAGTTCGAAGGTTTCTTTGGTAAGGAGCTCGAATTCGTTTCCAGAGAAGATCTTACAAACTACGTTGAAGAAGAGGGTGGTTACAACGACGACATTGTGTACGAGATCGTAGCGATCGAAGCGCTTTCCCGCTTGAGGAAACCGTCTTCGAGGCAGATCGGTTTGTTCTGGCTCAAACACATCCCGTTCGGTTGGAGTGCCGAGTACATCGCGCTCGAGAACCTCAAAAGGGGCATTTTCCCGCCGAATTCCGGCAGATTCAGAAATCCCTTTCAAGAGTGGATAGGCGCTCAGATGAGGTGCATGCTCTATGGCCTGATTTGTCCGGGAAAACCTTACGAAGCCGCAAGGCTCGCACACATGGATTCAGTCATCTCCCACTCCGGTAACGGTGTTTATGGTGGAATGCACAGTGCTGTGCTCACATCGCTCGCGTTCGTGTTCAAAGATCCGAGAAAGCTCCTTTTGAAATCTCTGGATTATATCCCTCGGCGCAGCGAGTTTGCAGACGTTTTGAGAAAAGCCATCGACCGGTGTAAAAGCTGTGATTCTTTTAGGCAGGTCAGAGAGTGGATAGAGGAAGAGTTCAAAGACTACAACTGGATCCACGTTTATCCGAACGCTTGTTGTGTCGTGACGGCACTCTGGTTCACTGAAGGCAACTTCGATGAGACTATGGAGATCGTGCTGAAGATGGGTTTCGACGTCGATTGCAACGCGGGAGAAGTTGGCACCGTCTTAGGTGTGATGATAGGCGCAAATTCACTGCCACATCGCTGGGTAGAGCCTTTGAAGGGCAATGTGAAGACGTATGTGAAGGGTTTCGAGAAAGTTTCGATAGAACGACTCGCAGAGCTCACTTTGAAGCTTTCTGAGAAGCTTTCCTGTTGA